A window from Gammaproteobacteria bacterium encodes these proteins:
- the hisB gene encoding imidazoleglycerol-phosphate dehydratase HisB produces the protein MKARKAQIQRDTKETQIRIAVNLDGSGKSRLSLGVPFLEHMLDQVARHGMIDLEITARGDLQIDAHHTVEDVGITLGQAFNQALGGKKDIRRYGHAYVPLDEALSRVVVDCSGRPGLEYHIQFPRAQVGDFDVDLFYEFFQGFVNHALVTLHIDNVRGRNAHHIVETVFKAFGRALRMAVEIDPRSTGKVPSTKGSL, from the coding sequence ATGAAAGCACGCAAGGCGCAGATCCAGCGCGACACCAAGGAAACGCAAATCCGCATTGCCGTCAATCTCGACGGCAGCGGTAAATCCAGGCTCAGTCTCGGCGTGCCGTTTCTGGAGCACATGCTGGATCAGGTCGCCCGCCACGGCATGATCGATCTCGAGATCACGGCCAGGGGCGATCTCCAGATCGACGCGCATCACACCGTGGAGGACGTCGGCATCACCCTGGGCCAGGCCTTCAATCAGGCGCTGGGCGGCAAGAAGGACATCCGCCGCTACGGCCATGCCTACGTGCCGCTGGACGAGGCGCTGTCGCGCGTGGTCGTGGACTGCTCCGGGCGGCCCGGCCTGGAATACCACATTCAGTTCCCGCGCGCGCAGGTGGGCGATTTCGACGTGGATTTGTTCTACGAATTTTTCCAGGGTTTCGTGAACCATGCCCTGGTGACGCTGCACATCGACAACGTGCGTGGCCGCAACGCGCACCACATCGTCGAAACCGTGTTCAAGGCTTTTGGCCGGGCGCTGCGCATGGCGGTCGAGATCGATCCGCGCAGTACCGGCAAGGTGCCGTCCACCAAGGGTTCGCTGTAG
- the dusB gene encoding tRNA dihydrouridine synthase DusB gives MHIGPYAIAAPAVLAPMAGVTDRPFRLLCRRLGAGLAASEMLSSHPQLRDTLVSRRRRDHTGEPGPHSVQIAGSDPRQMADFARYNVDRGAQIIDINMGCPAKKVCGVSAGSALLRDEPLVTRILEAVVTAVAVPVTLKIRTGWSPERRNGVAIARLAEAAGIRALAVHGRTRADGFTGHAEYDTIRDIKAAVRIPVIANGDVSTPEQARTVLQQTGADAVMIGRGAQGNPWLFREIAHYLVHGRRLAPPSHEEIGGTLIEHLTDLHDLYGERDGVRIGRKHLSWYLKALPGAQVFLQVVNREESGTRQIDLVRGYFMRLSGGIAA, from the coding sequence ATGCATATAGGACCGTACGCAATAGCCGCCCCGGCGGTGCTGGCGCCCATGGCGGGTGTCACAGACCGCCCGTTCCGGCTGCTGTGCCGCCGGCTTGGCGCCGGGCTGGCGGCCTCGGAGATGCTCAGCAGCCACCCGCAATTGCGGGACACGCTTGTCAGCCGCCGCCGCCGGGACCACACGGGCGAACCGGGACCGCACTCGGTGCAGATCGCCGGCAGCGATCCCCGGCAGATGGCCGACTTCGCGCGCTATAACGTGGATCGCGGCGCCCAGATCATCGACATCAACATGGGCTGCCCGGCGAAAAAGGTCTGCGGGGTCTCCGCCGGCTCCGCCCTGCTGCGCGATGAACCGCTGGTGACGCGGATCCTGGAAGCGGTGGTGACTGCGGTAGCAGTGCCGGTGACACTCAAAATACGCACTGGCTGGTCACCGGAACGCCGCAATGGCGTGGCCATCGCGCGGCTGGCCGAGGCCGCCGGCATACGGGCTCTGGCCGTGCACGGCCGCACGCGGGCCGATGGGTTCACCGGCCATGCCGAATACGACACGATACGGGACATCAAGGCCGCCGTGCGCATACCCGTGATCGCCAACGGCGACGTCTCCACACCGGAACAGGCGCGGACCGTGTTGCAACAGACCGGCGCCGATGCGGTCATGATCGGCCGCGGCGCGCAGGGCAACCCGTGGCTGTTCCGCGAAATCGCCCATTACCTGGTGCACGGCCGGCGGCTGGCGCCGCCGTCGCATGAGGAAATCGGCGGCACGCTGATTGAGCATCTCACGGACCTCCATGATCTTTATGGCGAACGCGACGGCGTGCGCATCGGCCGCAAACATCTCTCCTGGTACCTCAAGGCCCTGCCGGGCGCGCAGGTCTTCCTGCAGGTCGTCAATCGCGAGGAATCGGGAACGCGGCAAATCGATCTCGTGCGCGGTTATTTCATGCGCTTGAGCGGAGGGATCGCGGCATGA
- a CDS encoding methyltransferase domain-containing protein gives MMETPLTTLVFPLNVYAEALRLEYGAVDSLHLGLMESGDASLARAQARATERLLALLPPPPCRVLEVGIGLGKTFERLSRSGYEVTGVTPDHQQIKAVQNRAGGAGRLICTRFEDMEAASPSFDVVLFQESAQYIQPAERLLLDSARHLAPHGTVAGMDEFPLTKLKRLREILPDTGLVAEELTDLTRQACDSCAHLIELIDRHGPRLARELARATLLDGLLIAFREFDQLSPADRAAVSDEELAAFCAIIGYLTAARGKSSGGATLAAELLERERAHWLADERLARMIIAGVAATWRARYRHYLEGSWRYVLFKLRKTG, from the coding sequence ATGATGGAAACTCCGCTGACCACATTGGTCTTTCCGCTCAATGTATACGCCGAAGCCCTGCGGCTGGAATATGGTGCGGTCGACAGCCTGCACCTGGGGCTCATGGAGTCGGGGGATGCCTCGCTGGCGCGCGCACAGGCGCGGGCAACCGAGCGATTGCTGGCACTGCTGCCGCCGCCCCCCTGTCGCGTACTGGAGGTCGGTATTGGCTTGGGTAAGACCTTTGAGCGCCTTTCGCGATCGGGATACGAGGTTACCGGGGTCACTCCCGATCACCAGCAAATCAAGGCGGTGCAAAATCGTGCCGGGGGCGCCGGTCGTCTGATCTGTACGCGCTTTGAGGACATGGAGGCGGCATCCCCATCGTTCGATGTCGTTCTGTTCCAGGAATCTGCGCAATACATACAGCCCGCAGAAAGGTTGCTGCTGGATTCTGCGCGCCACCTGGCGCCGCACGGGACAGTTGCGGGTATGGATGAGTTCCCGCTGACCAAATTGAAGCGGCTGCGCGAAATTCTACCGGACACGGGGCTGGTTGCAGAAGAACTCACGGACCTCACGCGCCAGGCGTGCGATTCCTGCGCGCATTTGATCGAATTGATCGACCGTCACGGCCCGCGTCTGGCCCGGGAACTGGCTCGTGCCACGCTGTTGGATGGGCTGCTCATCGCATTCCGGGAATTTGATCAGCTCTCGCCGGCCGACAGGGCGGCCGTGTCGGACGAAGAACTGGCGGCCTTTTGCGCGATCATCGGATATCTGACGGCCGCGCGGGGGAAATCTTCCGGGGGGGCGACACTGGCTGCGGAACTGCTCGAGCGCGAGCGGGCTCATTGGCTCGCCGACGAGCGTCTCGCCCGCATGATCATTGCAGGAGTCGCGGCAACCTGGCGTGCGCGGTATCGTCATTATCTGGAAGGTTCGTGGCGCTATGTCCTGTTCAAATTACGCAAGACGGGATGA
- the purD gene encoding phosphoribosylamine--glycine ligase, which produces MKVLIVGGGGREHALAWKAAQSARVEKVYVAPGNAGTAGEPKSENASIAATDIPALLRFALERRIELTIVGPEGPLVAGIVDQFTAAGLRCFGPSQAAARLEGSKVHAKNFLSRHRIPTARYETFTDLHAACAYLRQRTPPMVIKADGLASGKGVILAETTTQAEQAVRDMLDAHIFGQAGSHVVIEEFLRGEEASFIVMADGEHYLPLASSQDHKALLDGDRGPNTGGMGAYSPAPVVTPAVHERVLREVIEPTLRGMATEGCPFTGFLYAGLMLSPEGEPKVLEFNCRFGDPETQPILMRLRTDLVTLCEAALDKKLDTVKCDWDPRAALGVVLAAEGYPGTVRQGDVIGGLGTTHKHVKVFHAGTALKDGAVVTAGGRVLCVSALGENVRLAGQRAYEQIAEIRWPGMQYRRDIGYRAIARERANTK; this is translated from the coding sequence ATGAAGGTGTTGATTGTCGGCGGCGGCGGGCGTGAGCATGCACTGGCATGGAAGGCGGCGCAGTCGGCGCGCGTTGAAAAAGTGTATGTCGCACCGGGCAACGCCGGCACCGCCGGTGAACCCAAGTCAGAGAATGCATCCATCGCGGCAACGGACATTCCCGCGCTGCTTCGATTCGCACTGGAACGGCGGATCGAGCTGACCATCGTCGGACCAGAGGGGCCGTTGGTCGCGGGCATCGTCGATCAATTCACCGCCGCCGGGTTGCGCTGCTTCGGACCATCGCAGGCAGCGGCGCGGCTGGAGGGATCGAAGGTGCACGCCAAGAACTTTTTGTCGCGTCATCGCATCCCCACGGCGCGATACGAGACCTTCACCGATCTGCACGCGGCCTGCGCCTATTTGCGGCAGCGGACGCCGCCCATGGTAATCAAGGCCGATGGGCTTGCCTCCGGCAAGGGCGTCATCCTTGCGGAGACGACGACGCAGGCGGAGCAGGCGGTGCGTGACATGCTGGACGCCCATATCTTCGGTCAGGCCGGATCACACGTGGTCATTGAGGAATTCCTGCGCGGTGAGGAGGCGAGCTTCATCGTCATGGCCGACGGCGAGCATTACCTGCCGCTGGCGTCGTCGCAGGATCACAAGGCGCTGCTGGACGGTGATCGCGGACCCAACACCGGCGGCATGGGCGCCTACTCACCCGCGCCGGTGGTGACGCCCGCCGTGCACGAGCGCGTGCTGCGCGAGGTGATAGAACCGACGCTGCGCGGCATGGCCACCGAGGGCTGCCCCTTCACCGGTTTCCTATATGCCGGTCTCATGCTTTCTCCCGAAGGAGAACCCAAGGTACTGGAGTTCAACTGCCGCTTTGGCGATCCAGAGACGCAGCCGATCCTGATGCGCCTGCGCACCGATCTGGTGACACTGTGCGAAGCCGCGCTCGATAAAAAATTAGATACTGTGAAATGCGATTGGGACCCGCGTGCGGCGCTGGGGGTTGTGCTCGCCGCCGAAGGTTATCCCGGCACGGTGCGCCAGGGTGACGTGATCGGGGGTCTGGGCACCACACATAAACACGTCAAGGTTTTTCATGCCGGCACGGCATTAAAGGATGGTGCCGTTGTCACCGCCGGCGGCCGCGTGCTTTGCGTCAGCGCGTTGGGTGAGAACGTGCGGCTGGCCGGGCAACGCGCTTACGAACAGATCGCTGAAATCCGCTGGCCCGGCATGCAATACCGGCGGGACATCGGCTACCGCGCCATCGCCCGCGAGCGAGCAAACACGAAATAA
- a CDS encoding helix-turn-helix domain-containing protein yields the protein MRRRRGRTRASAPPGLSGDGPLPPLSECVRRSIENYFRELNGHEAGEVYELVLSEIEPPLLRVVLRETRCNLTRAAGMLGLTRATLRKKLRKYRLNKKELRE from the coding sequence ATGAGAAGGCGCCGCGGCAGGACACGCGCGTCAGCGCCGCCGGGGCTGTCGGGTGACGGGCCGCTGCCCCCCCTGTCGGAGTGCGTGCGCCGCTCCATCGAAAACTATTTCCGCGAGCTCAATGGCCACGAGGCTGGCGAAGTGTACGAACTCGTGCTTTCCGAGATCGAACCGCCGCTGCTGCGGGTGGTGTTGCGCGAGACGCGCTGCAACCTGACGCGCGCCGCCGGCATGCTGGGCCTGACCCGCGCCACGCTGCGCAAAAAGCTCAGGAAATACCGGCTCAACAAAAAGGAGCTGCGCGAATGA
- the accC gene encoding acetyl-CoA carboxylase biotin carboxylase subunit: protein MLEKIVIANRGEIALRILRACRELGIKTVAVHSTADRDLKHVRLADESVCIGPPRSTDSYLNIPAIISAAEVTDAVAIHPGYGFLSENADFADRVEQSGFIFIGPRAETIRLMGDKISAINAMQEAGVPCVPGSDGPLPADLDECGRIARDIGYPVIIKAAGGGGRGMRVVHGDAALRSAITVTQGEAQAAFGNPVLYLEKYLESPRHIEIQVLADTHGNAVFLGERDCSTQRHHQKVIEEAPAPGLTDNQRHRIGRLCSDACKEIGYRGAGTFEFLFEEGEFYFIEMNTRLQVEHPVTEMITGIDIVKEQIRIAAGEPLLFKQKDIMLRGHAIECRINAEDPETFTPSPGTITLYHPPGGPGIRIDTHIYEGYKVPPYYDSMIGKLIAHGETREFAIARMSNALNEIVIEGIKTNLPLHRDMMADAAFQTGGIDNHYLEKKLGLA, encoded by the coding sequence ATGCTGGAAAAAATCGTCATTGCCAATCGTGGCGAGATCGCGCTGCGCATTCTTCGCGCCTGCCGCGAACTGGGCATCAAAACGGTGGCGGTTCATTCCACCGCCGATCGCGATCTGAAGCACGTGCGCCTGGCGGACGAATCCGTTTGCATCGGCCCGCCGCGTTCAACGGACAGCTATCTCAATATCCCGGCCATCATCAGCGCCGCCGAGGTCACCGACGCCGTGGCCATCCACCCGGGGTATGGTTTTCTGTCGGAAAACGCCGATTTTGCCGACCGAGTCGAACAGAGCGGCTTCATCTTCATCGGTCCCCGCGCCGAGACCATCCGGCTCATGGGCGACAAAATCTCCGCGATCAACGCCATGCAGGAGGCCGGCGTGCCCTGTGTGCCTGGCTCCGATGGCCCGTTGCCGGCCGATCTCGATGAATGCGGCAGGATCGCGCGTGACATCGGCTATCCGGTCATCATCAAGGCGGCGGGCGGCGGCGGACGCGGCATGCGGGTGGTGCATGGCGACGCGGCATTGCGCAGCGCCATTACCGTGACGCAGGGCGAGGCACAGGCGGCCTTCGGCAATCCGGTGCTGTATCTGGAAAAATATCTGGAATCCCCGCGTCATATTGAAATCCAGGTGCTGGCCGACACCCACGGCAACGCGGTGTTTCTCGGTGAGCGCGATTGCTCGACGCAGCGCCATCACCAGAAGGTCATTGAGGAGGCGCCGGCGCCGGGTCTCACGGACAACCAGCGCCACAGGATCGGCAGGCTCTGCTCGGATGCCTGCAAGGAGATCGGCTACCGTGGCGCCGGTACCTTTGAATTCCTGTTCGAGGAAGGTGAATTCTATTTCATCGAGATGAACACCCGCCTGCAGGTTGAGCATCCCGTTACCGAGATGATCACGGGCATAGACATCGTCAAGGAGCAGATCCGCATCGCCGCCGGCGAACCTTTGTTGTTCAAGCAGAAGGACATCATGCTCCGCGGCCATGCCATTGAGTGCCGCATCAACGCCGAGGATCCGGAGACGTTCACGCCCTCACCCGGCACCATTACGCTGTATCATCCCCCGGGCGGTCCGGGCATCCGCATCGACACGCACATTTATGAGGGCTACAAGGTGCCGCCCTATTACGACTCGATGATCGGCAAGCTGATTGCTCATGGCGAGACACGCGAATTTGCCATCGCCCGCATGTCGAATGCGCTGAACGAGATCGTCATCGAGGGCATCAAGACCAACCTGCCGTTGCACCGGGACATGATGGCGGACGCCGCCTTTCAGACCGGCGGCATCGACAACCATTATCTGGAAAAGAAGCTGGGCCTGGCCTGA
- the prmA gene encoding 50S ribosomal protein L11 methyltransferase encodes MAWIEISFAVDSDGAERLSPILEELGALAVTLRSGGNEAVFDQVDESPTLWRQTRLTALFDADAETDFIILQVTDALDPLPLPPCEVAHLDDQDWNRLWMDRFQPLRFGRRLWVVPSWHEPPDPSAVNLRLDPGMAFGTGTHPTTAMCLRWLERAELRGRVVIDYGCGSGILAIAALKLGAARAYAVDVDPQCLITTRENAGRNDIGDELWTGPPDQLPVEIGADALLANILAGPLVQLVPVFAGLLKPDGDLVLSGLLSDQVNDCLAAYRTSFNMNPPHVEGDWAMLTGRRR; translated from the coding sequence ATGGCTTGGATAGAAATATCGTTTGCCGTCGACAGTGACGGCGCCGAGCGCCTGTCACCGATCCTAGAAGAACTCGGCGCGCTGGCGGTCACACTGCGATCCGGTGGCAACGAAGCCGTTTTTGATCAGGTCGACGAATCGCCGACCTTGTGGCGGCAAACCCGACTGACCGCGTTATTCGACGCCGACGCCGAAACGGATTTCATCATTCTCCAGGTCACGGATGCGCTTGATCCATTGCCCCTGCCCCCCTGCGAGGTGGCGCATCTCGACGATCAGGACTGGAACCGGCTGTGGATGGATCGCTTCCAGCCGCTGCGATTCGGCCGCCGCCTGTGGGTGGTGCCCAGCTGGCATGAGCCGCCGGACCCTTCGGCGGTCAATCTCCGCCTTGATCCGGGCATGGCCTTCGGCACCGGCACGCATCCCACCACCGCGATGTGCCTCCGCTGGCTGGAACGGGCGGAACTGCGTGGCAGGGTCGTCATCGACTACGGCTGCGGCTCCGGCATCCTCGCCATTGCCGCACTCAAGCTGGGCGCGGCGCGCGCTTACGCCGTGGATGTCGATCCGCAATGTCTGATCACCACGCGCGAAAACGCGGGGCGCAACGACATAGGCGATGAGTTGTGGACGGGACCGCCGGACCAGCTGCCCGTGGAAATCGGTGCTGATGCGTTGCTCGCCAATATTCTTGCCGGCCCACTGGTTCAGTTGGTCCCCGTGTTTGCCGGTCTGCTCAAACCGGACGGCGATTTGGTGCTCTCCGGCCTGCTCTCCGATCAGGTCAACGACTGCTTGGCCGCCTACCGGACCTCATTTAACATGAACCCGCCACATGTCGAGGGGGATTGGGCCATGTTGACCGGGCGGCGGCGCTGA
- the purH gene encoding bifunctional phosphoribosylaminoimidazolecarboxamide formyltransferase/IMP cyclohydrolase, whose amino-acid sequence MNSIRRAMISVSDKTGLAEFCRGLASLKVEILSTGGTAKFLADAGIAVKEASAYTGSPEIMDGRIKTLHPKIHGGILGRRGRDDAVMAQQGIMPIDLVVVNLYPFEQTIAKAGCTLDEAVENIDIGGPAMIRAAAKNHRDVAVIVDPADYRAVLEEMTANQGALSKESRYSLAIKAYEHTARYDAAISNYLDSCQAGGTRVAFPRMLTLQFEKRQDLRYGENPHQKAAFYGELKPVPGSIATARQLQGKELSFNNIADADAALDCAAAFEEPVCVIVKHSNPCGVATGHTPLQAYDRAHAADPKSAFGGIIAFNRPLDGATARTIIDRQFVEVIVAPAVDSDALAILSQKADVRVLACSSLDAHYATALDLRRVSGGVLIQDRDTPPQELSLDTLKIVSSRAPTDNEIRDLFFAWRVIRCVKSNAIVYARGARTVGIGAGQTSRVVGAKVAGIKAVDAGLEVRGSVMASDAFFPFRDGIDFAASVGITAVIQPGGSIRDNEIIAAADQHDMAMVFTGVRHFRH is encoded by the coding sequence ATGAATTCGATCCGGCGTGCAATGATCAGTGTCTCGGATAAGACGGGACTGGCGGAATTTTGTCGTGGACTGGCCTCGTTGAAGGTGGAAATACTCTCCACCGGCGGCACCGCCAAGTTCCTGGCAGATGCGGGGATCGCCGTAAAGGAAGCAAGCGCATACACGGGGTCCCCCGAGATCATGGATGGCCGGATAAAAACACTGCATCCGAAGATCCATGGCGGCATCCTCGGCCGGCGCGGACGGGATGATGCGGTCATGGCGCAGCAAGGCATCATGCCGATTGATCTAGTGGTCGTGAATCTCTATCCCTTCGAGCAGACCATCGCCAAAGCCGGCTGCACGCTGGATGAGGCCGTGGAAAACATAGACATCGGCGGTCCGGCGATGATACGCGCCGCCGCCAAGAATCATCGCGATGTGGCGGTCATTGTTGATCCTGCCGACTACCGCGCCGTACTCGAGGAGATGACCGCCAATCAGGGGGCCTTGAGTAAGGAAAGTCGCTACTCACTGGCAATAAAGGCCTACGAACACACCGCCCGTTATGACGCCGCCATCAGCAATTATCTTGATTCCTGCCAGGCCGGCGGCACGCGTGTTGCTTTTCCCCGCATGCTCACCCTGCAGTTTGAAAAGAGACAAGACCTGAGATACGGCGAGAATCCACATCAGAAGGCGGCTTTTTACGGAGAACTCAAGCCGGTACCCGGCAGTATCGCCACGGCCAGACAGTTGCAGGGCAAGGAACTTTCCTTCAACAACATCGCCGACGCCGACGCGGCGCTCGATTGCGCGGCGGCGTTCGAAGAACCGGTCTGTGTGATCGTCAAGCATTCCAATCCCTGCGGCGTGGCGACCGGCCATACGCCACTACAGGCCTACGACCGCGCCCATGCGGCCGATCCGAAGTCGGCGTTCGGCGGCATCATCGCCTTCAACAGGCCGCTGGATGGGGCCACCGCGCGGACCATTATCGATCGCCAATTCGTGGAGGTCATCGTCGCGCCGGCGGTGGATTCCGACGCCCTGGCCATACTTTCCCAAAAGGCCGATGTGCGCGTGCTTGCATGCAGCTCGCTTGACGCGCACTACGCCACCGCTCTGGACTTGCGCCGGGTCAGCGGCGGCGTACTCATTCAGGATCGCGATACACCGCCGCAGGAGTTGAGCCTCGACACACTCAAGATCGTGAGCAGCCGCGCGCCCACTGACAACGAGATCCGCGATCTCTTCTTCGCCTGGCGGGTGATTCGCTGCGTCAAATCCAACGCCATCGTTTATGCCAGGGGGGCGCGCACCGTTGGCATCGGCGCCGGGCAGACAAGCCGCGTGGTCGGCGCCAAGGTCGCTGGCATCAAGGCCGTCGACGCAGGACTCGAGGTACGCGGGTCGGTCATGGCCTCCGATGCCTTCTTCCCATTCCGCGATGGCATCGACTTCGCCGCCTCCGTCGGGATCACGGCCGTCATCCAGCCTGGCGGATCGATCCGCGACAATGAAATCATCGCTGCCGCGGACCAACACGACATGGCGATGGTCTTCACGGGCGTCCGCCACTTCCGCCACTGA
- the hemF gene encoding oxygen-dependent coproporphyrinogen oxidase: MTTKMDVQSVRDHLWGYQDQVVTAFTREDGRQSFQTDVWQRPEGGGGRTSVLSDGAVFEQAGVGFSHVSGPSLPASATVQRPQLAGRAFEAMGVSIVVHPCNPYVPTSHANVRFFIAHHSTEPPIWWFGGGFDLTPYYGFEDDARHWHAVARDTCAPYGDDIYPRFKKWCDEYFFLKHRREPRGIGGLFFDDLNEWGFERCLAFLRGVGEGYLKAYLPIVQRRKATPYGERERDFQLYRRGRYVEFNLVYDRGTLFGLQSGGRTESILMSLPPQVHWRYDWRPAPGTPEAALYEKFLRVRDWL; encoded by the coding sequence ATGACGACCAAAATGGATGTCCAATCAGTGCGTGACCACCTGTGGGGATATCAGGATCAGGTAGTGACCGCGTTCACCCGGGAAGATGGGCGGCAAAGTTTCCAGACCGATGTCTGGCAACGCCCCGAAGGCGGCGGTGGCCGCACCTCTGTCTTGAGCGACGGCGCGGTCTTCGAACAGGCGGGAGTGGGATTTTCACACGTCAGCGGCCCGAGCCTGCCGGCCTCGGCGACCGTCCAGCGCCCTCAACTCGCCGGCCGGGCCTTTGAAGCGATGGGTGTGTCCATTGTTGTTCATCCGTGCAACCCTTATGTGCCCACCTCACATGCCAATGTGCGATTCTTCATCGCCCATCATTCCACCGAACCGCCGATCTGGTGGTTTGGCGGCGGTTTCGATCTCACGCCGTACTATGGCTTCGAGGATGACGCGCGTCACTGGCACGCCGTTGCCCGTGACACCTGCGCGCCGTATGGCGATGATATCTATCCGCGCTTCAAAAAATGGTGCGACGAATATTTCTTCCTCAAGCACCGCCGGGAACCGCGCGGCATCGGCGGTCTGTTCTTCGACGACTTGAACGAATGGGGATTCGAGCGTTGCCTCGCCTTTTTGCGCGGCGTGGGCGAAGGTTACCTCAAGGCCTACCTGCCCATTGTCCAGCGGCGCAAGGCGACACCCTATGGCGAGCGCGAACGCGATTTTCAACTATACCGCCGTGGTCGCTATGTCGAGTTCAATCTGGTCTACGATCGCGGCACGTTGTTCGGTCTGCAATCCGGCGGCCGCACCGAATCTATATTGATGTCGTTGCCGCCGCAGGTGCATTGGCGCTATGACTGGCGTCCGGCCCCCGGCACGCCCGAGGCCGCGCTCTATGAAAAATTCCTCCGTGTCCGTGATTGGCTCTGA
- a CDS encoding zinc-ribbon and DUF3426 domain-containing protein, whose product MMTRCPRCSATFKLLAEHLRAAHGRVQCGRCYIQFDALENLIDAAAGSPPFTTDGAVSGEPSTPRLMPVPQPAAVPDTTMDEDLSFSPNEPEMGNVPLQEMDQSSVEVEGAVIGDEDVPSEEGEESSQISFDEELPYPLEAAPAKKRTSSIWTFFSMLLLLLLAGQLAWWQYDEVLGRWPQLRPIVEQVCQRLHCTVGVRRDLGAIHIVNRDVSEHPRFQHGLLLKLTFMNQAGFVQPYPVLDLVLFNQAGQAIGERRFQPREYLPAGTVVESGMPPGQSIYAVLELAAPSMDEAASFEFNFL is encoded by the coding sequence ATGATGACCCGTTGCCCACGTTGTAGCGCAACCTTCAAGCTGCTGGCCGAACATCTGCGCGCGGCGCACGGGCGCGTGCAATGCGGGCGTTGCTACATCCAGTTCGATGCCCTGGAAAACCTGATCGATGCCGCCGCCGGGTCGCCGCCGTTCACCACCGACGGCGCCGTCAGCGGAGAACCGTCGACCCCCAGACTCATGCCCGTACCGCAGCCGGCCGCCGTGCCGGACACAACCATGGACGAGGACCTGTCCTTCTCCCCCAATGAACCGGAGATGGGAAACGTCCCGCTCCAAGAAATGGACCAATCATCCGTTGAAGTGGAAGGGGCTGTAATCGGCGATGAGGACGTTCCGTCCGAAGAAGGCGAAGAATCATCACAAATATCCTTCGATGAGGAACTGCCCTACCCGCTGGAGGCTGCGCCCGCCAAAAAAAGAACTTCCTCCATCTGGACGTTTTTTTCCATGCTTTTGCTGTTGCTGCTGGCGGGCCAGTTGGCCTGGTGGCAGTACGACGAGGTGCTCGGACGGTGGCCGCAATTGCGCCCCATTGTTGAGCAGGTATGCCAGCGCTTACATTGTACTGTCGGGGTACGGCGCGACCTGGGTGCTATTCACATCGTCAACCGCGATGTGAGCGAGCATCCGCGCTTCCAGCACGGTCTGTTGCTCAAACTCACCTTCATGAATCAAGCGGGATTCGTGCAACCTTATCCCGTGCTTGACCTGGTGCTGTTTAATCAGGCGGGGCAGGCCATTGGCGAGCGCCGCTTCCAGCCACGCGAGTACCTGCCCGCAGGCACCGTGGTTGAAAGCGGCATGCCGCCGGGGCAGTCGATCTACGCCGTGCTGGAACTCGCCGCCCCCTCCATGGATGAGGCCGCCAGCTTCGAGTTCAATTTTTTATAA
- the hisH gene encoding imidazole glycerol phosphate synthase subunit HisH, which produces MQTVAVIDYGMSNLRSVAKALEFAAVGEHRIVVSNEADAILNADRVVFPGQGAMGTCMRNLREQALLEVVSEAICAKPFLGICLGLQSLMETSDEDSGQQGLGVLRGRVVRFSQAMTDARGERLKVPHMGWNQVTQAKKHPLWTGIPSGAYFYFVHSYYVQPQDGNVVTGTTDYGVNFVSAVARSNYFATQFHPEKSQKAGIALLKNFLAWDGG; this is translated from the coding sequence ATGCAAACGGTCGCCGTCATCGACTACGGCATGAGCAATCTGCGCTCCGTGGCCAAGGCCCTGGAGTTTGCAGCCGTGGGCGAACATCGCATCGTCGTCAGCAATGAGGCCGATGCCATTCTTAACGCGGATCGCGTGGTGTTTCCGGGGCAGGGGGCCATGGGTACTTGCATGCGCAATCTGCGCGAACAGGCCCTGCTGGAGGTGGTCAGCGAGGCGATCTGCGCCAAGCCCTTCCTCGGCATCTGTCTTGGATTGCAATCACTGATGGAAACGAGCGATGAGGACAGTGGACAGCAGGGCCTGGGCGTGCTGCGCGGCCGCGTGGTGCGTTTCTCACAGGCGATGACCGATGCGCGGGGTGAACGGCTCAAGGTGCCGCACATGGGCTGGAACCAGGTGACGCAGGCGAAAAAGCATCCACTCTGGACCGGCATTCCCTCGGGCGCCTATTTTTATTTCGTGCACAGCTATTATGTCCAGCCGCAGGATGGGAATGTTGTCACAGGTACGACGGACTACGGCGTGAACTTTGTTTCCGCGGTCGCCCGCAGCAACTATTTCGCGACTCAATTCCATCCCGAGAAAAGCCAGAAGGCCGGCATCGCACTGCTCAAGAATTTTCTCGCCTGGGACGGCGGATAA